cacacacacacacacacaccacacacatacacacgtacaATGCCAAATAAATGAGCTGTCACTCAGCAAATTCAACATGTAATGCAACATACATATCAAAACCCAGCTGGTCATGtttgataaaaacagagagacaggctgatAGGAGCTAAGACCATTGTGTAGATATGAGGACATATTATTCAGTTACTACACTTACATTACATAGTGAAGCTAGATACTGGAATAAAGCTATATACTGGTATCTCTCAGCGCTGCCTTAACAAAGGGGAGCAGTGATGCAAGTGGTGATGCAGGAGACGGAGGGGGGCTGGAAGGACGAAAAGTGAGAAGTGCTCTTGTTCATTGTCGCTCGTAGACTCTGGTGCATACCACATCATCTGCTCTCATGGTCTGAAAAGGGAGCAGAATGTGGATGTTTAAAGTCGTCACTCACACGTCAAAACACTGGCACAGTCATCCACAGTTCAAAAGTTATAAAAATTTAAGTATTTTACAAGCCATTATTGTTGGTTTTCTCTAACCCCCCAAATTGAGCTGATTTTAATGTCTCCAGCAGTTGAGGCCAACATAATTTCACTTTGGCAAACAATTTTGAACAAACATTATGTACGGAAAGTTGTGTAAGCAACCCAACAAGGAACACAGTTACTTTACTGCTGTCTTCTGTCGTTGTGGGTTTGGTGCTTAAGAGAATATCAGGAGACTCAGATTTGAACATACTACCAACCCTCAAGCAACCATTGCCCCATAAATACTTGTTCTGTTTGCAGTTCAGTTGAAAAAGCTATTTACTCCTGGGGACTGTGGAGAATGCATGTGTCAGCTCCGGTTGGACTAGTTTACCGGTCGACCTGGGTTtaacaatttcatttttttattcaacctGAAGTGCCAGCTGGGTGGGGTGTCttattaaatatttgtgtgtaGTCAGGCACCTTATCACTCACAGAAGAGATGTTAGGGAACTGTCGGCAGGAGAACAAAACGCTGCAGACTCGTAAAAATCATTAGAAAAATCGTATTTGATCCAGAGCTGTTTAGTGTTGCTGCACACAACATGCTAATTATTTGTCGGCCTTGTTCTCTTTTGATTTTTGCTTTCGTGGCTTCACGCTGATGCCTGTACTTGCATTTGTAATCTGGACTGAAGCTCTTTCATCATCTGCCAGGAGAATAATTAGAGCAGCTTTGTGGTACTCTAAGCACAAGTTTATTATTCATTGTACAAAGGTAACAATCTATAGCCTGAGTAATTTTGTTGTACAAATCAGATACCAATAAAGTACACACCGATAATTATCAGTGCAAAAATGTCAGGACAATAGAGGAAGATTTATTAAGTATCGTTTAAATGCCAGTACTCGTTAAATATGGGATGCAAGACACAATAATGTCATTCCTAGATAACAAAGTAGGGTGTGTTTGAAAAATTTAGTAACAATACTGATATTCCcacacatatataaatgtataatatagTTTTGGTGTAATTCATTAtaaatgtacaatatatttACAAGAAATCCTGGGGTACAGTAGGATTACATAATAAATGGTACGAGTTTTTAAATATGGTGTATGAACGGTGTATTAAATAACTAAATTGGTACATTAATTTTATTACTCagtatgtttttaaaagtattaaatagTAACTGAAATATATGGGTATAGTAACGTAGGTATAAGGTAGGAGGATACAGCTCATGTCCACTTAACAAGCAGGTTGTCTTGTCAAATTTGCTATTTCATAAACAATACGGGGGCTGAATTACTTACAGCACTTTGGCTCAAtaacaaatgtgatttttgaacAATGAACAGTGTAGAACATGACATATTGACCTCTCAAGAGAGTCCCTAAACAATAACAGTCTATCCTGAATGATTGTATTATTCTATTATACCATCAGACAAACCATTTACAAGAATTAGTCAGTTAGTATGTTGTGTTTAGTCACTGCTTaagaattaaaaacaacttcttgactgcagacattttgttttttacaaaaaGTCAATCATGAGGTTTCTCACACGTTTTCTGGTGTGCTTTCACTGAACGTATTAGGCTTCATGGAGATTTGCAATATTTGTGCTGAAGTACTGGAATATTCAACAAACGTGTGGAGCACTTAATTTGAGTATTCCAGTATGGGGTTAATACAGTGACTGGTGTTGCATGTAATCCTCCATGTCTCGCTCCCTTtctttcctgtcatctctccacTGTTGGCGGTCCCATTAATGCACAAGTAAATCTTAACCAAAGTttcacttactagctttttctCACATTCTTCTTCAGCAGAGGAAGTTAGTATGAGATGTCATCAGTTGTTATCTATTATATGACCAAATGTTCCCTACTTAAATCATATGAGaaatctccatgacaactgagtaAGcgccatctgctgatgaagactgtgagatgGAGTTAAAAGCTTCAGAAAAGGCTAGTAAATCGGATTTGagtgaattatttcattttgttgtcaaTCAAAATCAAGTTGATTTGTAACTCTGGTTGTGTGACTTGGGTCCACAACACCACACGTTTACTTATTACTCTGTAATTTGTGCTCTATAATCGGTAGTAAAATTCTACCCTTGTTGGCTCTAAATCTAAACTCCAGCTCGGTGGGTAGTTTGTGTGCTTTACCAGGATCAGCTTGCCGTCATTGGTGATCTCCCGAGTCCAGGATGTCTTAGGCCCCTCTCCTTTCTGCAGAATTTGCTCACAACTGATCTTACTGTCGGTCTCCCAACGTGGATAACTCTGGggacagagaaaaggggaagaaaaacaaTTAGACTCATCAGGTTAATTGGTGGATATTTAGATGAATGAATGCACACATGTTTACAATGCAATTCAGTGAGAAAGGGAGATAATGAGAGAGCGGCTAacggagggaggaaaaaaggaaggtGGAGCAGAGCGATCACTGAGAGGTGATAACTTGTGATGCGCTCATCGTTACAAAAGTGAAGCACTGGCTGGTTGCGTGTGTTTGCTTTGGAGACGGCCAAACAGAGGCCACCTATGGGAAAACTGGGAAAGCAACGGAGAATTAGGGCGGAGGACGGAGGGCAGGAAAGGGCAAGAAGTGGGAACTGAGGGAAGTTGAAAGGGGTTGTAAAAAGAGTTAAGGAGCATAGTGTAGCATGATAGGTCTTTGGAGACCAAGGGAGGGGTGAAGATATGCTATCAGTCCAAATATGATGAAAGGCCAAATGAAACAGATTGATGTAATCTGGATTGCTCCCTCCTCACACGCCTGTTTCCTCTGTGTATATGGACCCCACAACTTGGCTAAAAGATTTGGACCCCTCAAAGGAGGAAAAcaagtttcagtgtgtgtatgcgtacATGCAGTGAATCATAAGTGAGGGAGCatttataaatgtttgtgtcCATATGTTGTGTACCGTGCAGGGACGTCCGTCCACCGTGGCCTCATTGAACTCCTGCCCCACGGTGAAGGTGATGTGGGTGGTGCGGACTGTGGTTGATGTTTTAATGGACATCGTCTCTCCGTCCTGCGTGATCTCCACTAGGGGCTTGGAGGCCGCCTTCACCGCAATCATACGCAGCATCTTCTTCACATCTAacgaaaaaaaacacaagcgcAGGTAAGACAAGGCGATAACGATAAAACTAGAAAGACTACATGTAAGAAAAGAGTCAGAGGTTCACATGAAGGACACAAGTAAATGTTTGCCACTGTTGTGGCTACTTTGAACAAATATTCCCATGAAAGCAGTACACACCTATTGTTCAAGGGGTAAATTCAGTTCATGAGGACAAAACTTTTTTGCATCACTTGTTTGCGGTTTATATTATACAGCCCTAAGGAGCAGGGCAAATAAAACCCGTTTTTACAAAATTATGCAAATCGGCAGGCCttaggcagtgtgtgtgtgcgtgtgtgtgtttgagtggtGTGGTGTTGCTGCTTGTTCACACTGTTCTCCTGCAGACTCAGGGTAAAACGAGCAGCCAAGCTTTGCACAGCTCTGTCCAATAATGATGACAGAGGAAACAATGAGGTCATATGACAAAGCATGCCCAGCACATCTGCATTCCCCCAACACTTCAtcatcacacagtcacagactcGAACACTTAGACTAATATGGTCTTTTGTACTTTCTGCAGTGTAATGGGCATTATTCACCTCTTTATAGATAATGAATAGCACAGTCATATTCCCATAGTGTGTTGCAATGGAACTGAAGATACAGTgtgggaaaagagagggaaCGAGGAGCAGACTGGtggggggagggaaggagggggtcGGACAGACGAAGggctgtggtctgtgtgtggtgtgtgaagATCTCTGTCCGAGTGTGAGGGGAAGTGTGTGCACGTcgtacagtgtgtgtctgctgtcgAGTTGGGTTTCGCACTTCTCACCTCTCACACATTCCCACCTGTCACCAAGGgtaaatatatacacactcatacatgcCCTCTCGGAGATGCACAGTCATTCTGCATGCATCAGGATGTCCAGGCATACTCTGTATGCACTGTAGGCACTACACACATGGCAAAGTATGTATGTGCATTGTCATCGTCTCAGTGTGTGCAGATGAATTTAGTGTAAACTGTGTAAAACACTGTGTAAGaacatcacacaaacattttcactctttggcagcagggatttgttttttgtgctgtACTTAAGTGCAATATTTGCTGTACTAGTAGAAGTATTTCACTCTCTCAAATACAACTTTACATCATTTATTGCAAAAATAAGATACATCACTATAGATTAAACTGATCAACAGTCTGTAAATGTAACTTAAAATGCATCATAAAATTAATCCAGTTATATAGTATATAGAATGTAATTATCTGTGATAATAGGTATTATTTaagtaaataatgtaaatacttcttcctccactgcatTCAGTAATGTGGTGGCAAAGGTGCAGAGATGATtggttgattaattgatttattgatcaaTATGGTTAATGATCATTTAGCCTATTAagcaaaacatgtcaaacatttgtttgttgctgtttcaAAAAATGGGCAGATTTGTGACTTTTctccatttgtcttcatttttgaATTAGCAAATGAAAAGTATCATTAGTTTAACCATAAAGACCTCCATTTGGTGACTGTtgagaaatcacacacaaaaatccaAAATCAGATAATGTTCAGCTATGGCCTGaaagcacaaataaactaaaatagacaaacaaaaaatgataCATTTGGCAGCTATGGctcccctgtgtgtgtatattatgACTCTACATTATAAAGTATAATATACATTAAGTAAAATGTCAGCCATTAAAGGTGAGTAAACTGATTTAACACAGCACATCACTGCAAACGCAGCTCCAGGAATCTTAGATGAATCAATAACTCTGCTTGAGGAAAAAAGTCTCTCCTTCCTGCAAGTTTGGATTATTTTAGGCAACAAGCTGGCCTGCAGACACTCACTGACCTCTGCGTCTCTCTAGCCTGTTGGCTCAGACACAGGAGTCAAGTGCTGACCTGTGGACCATTTGGGAGCTGCACAGGGGGCTGAAGCTTCTCAAGTAACTTCCAGTTGTTAGAAGTTAGAAATTACCTGAACAGACTTTTGCAAACCTGTGACCAAACCGCTTAAATTCACACAGACCTGGCCACATGAGgactcacacacatacgcataGAGAGATAGATGGTttgggtcagaggtcaaagatcagagggaagaggaagcatTTGGGACAAGGGGAGACGAGGGAAGGCGGGAGGAGAGCGGGAGTGAGGAAAGGAATAGAGGATGGTGCTGGGTGCTGACAGGCTCCATACAGCTGCGCTTCGCCCCCCAATGACACCAAGGGCCATTCCCCTCTGTCAGTCATACCAGTGCAGTATaggaacctgtgtgtgtgtgtgtgtgtgtgtgtgtgtgtagacatggGTAAGAGGGTATTGTGTTACTTAGGGGTGTTTAACCTGCACTCCTGTAGCATTTCCTCCTCTATGACTACTTTGTCTTACACTTCTCTCTGCACACATTTCACAAAGAAGCGCACACTAGCACATACAGGTGTATATACATGCAAAAACCTGCACAAATGCTGACAGATGACCCCAGCTCTCGAAATTATGCGCACGGTGCTTTATCATATTgtcatattttcctttgttATTGCCACCcgctttccacacacacacatacacacacacacacacacacacacacggggggggggggggggagtaaggGACCCATTAAACGCTAACTGGTGCGTCAGTCCAACAGTGAAATTGGAATTCGCGCTCCCGCCCGGTGGTGATGTGTCTATATAAAGAACAATAGAGCTATTTGACAGCTATTTCAATAACCTCCTTATGTAGTAGACTGcgcgcgtatgtgtgtgtgtgctcgtgtgtgtgtgtgtatgtgtgtgtgagagagagaatgtatATGAGAAAGCGAGATAAAAGACTCCGTTATCAAGTCTCTCAGTCATCCATGTGCGCTCAGGCGATGATATAAACTCCAGGTGTGCACTGGCAAGTCATTTAATGGGAATTGGCTACTGACAACAGACGAGTCTACGCGCACGCACGCGCGCGCAAACACCCACCCAGATGCCTGCCGAAGCTGCACATGCATCGATGCAGTGATGTGACAAAACTGTGTGAAACTCAGCAGCAGGTGTTTGTCACTTCAGATAATGATGTGACTGTCCCGCACTGTATCGTGCCATAAcggtcctcacacacacacaatctgaggttgtgacacagacagatgtgCCGCCGTTTGTCTCTATTGTGTTAGCAGGGGAGGCCAAAGGGGGGagtagagaggaagaggggtgaGGCTGGCTGGGGGCCAAGCGCTGAATTTTGGGTTCTGCAGAATGACAAAGACCCCCCACCCATGCGGTACAGAGGGTGATCCCCGCTGGTGCACGGACACAGGGGAAGATTTGACCTATAATGTGCTGAGGAAGCTACAGTTTGAGCTGACACATCAGATCTGGGTCATTACGCACGAAAATAAAAGCTTCATAAGacatcactttaaaaaaaaaacgagtcACGCTGCCATTAGGCCACggtgaggtttttttttgcatcattattttcatcactTACTCAATGTTTTCAGGAGTTCCTCGAAGTTTTCAGAACTCTTCATCTCCCAGGTGCCGGCAAAATTTGGGATTTTGCGCTCCATTTTAGACAGCAGGTAGTTTGCGGATTAATGTGGGTGAACTGTTAGGTCCAAGTGCGCTGCTGTAACTGCGCCTCTTGCGTCAAAAGTGCTCCAACTGTCCCCACTGAATGTGGACTGGGTGTGTGGGTGCGCCGGATGGTGTAGTTATTTCTGCCTTCTTCTCAGGATGAGTGCCACAGCTCTTCTCTTATCTGGTTGCCGGTGCGCGTTATGAGCGGCTGCGCTACAAATGAATGGCACAGAAAGCAAAGATACTTGTATAGGGATGCACACGCCCCTTTCTATAGCGACACGCCCCGCAGGCCAACAGATTACAGGCAAACGTCCACGGTGCCTCAACCCGACCACGCCCCTGTAGGCAACATGTGTATCTCAGTGATTCCCACGCAACCAGCATTTGGAGACGCCTCTCATCCACGCGTGTATCTTGAGTCAACCTAAGCGACCGCGCCCTGATGGTCCTGTGCGCTCTGGAGACACCTCTGCACACTTGATATGatattatataaaatgtttAGGTGTTTTGCCACTTGTGCTGCAGCCAGTAATGACACTCAATGATACCTCAATGCGGTCAGCTTATTAGTGCAAAACAGGGAGGATATCAGCCAGGCCAGTCTGTTGACAGAACATGTCGTCTTGGCAGGGCAGTGCGAAAGAAGAACCAGTCAACTGCCAGACTGGCAGACTGAATGGATGGCAGAGCtgagagctctctctctctctctctctctctctctctctctctctctctctcgctgtgtgtgtgtgtgtgagtgcgcgtgcgtgagagagagagagagagagagagagagagaggccaagTTCACCCCCAGCCTCATGTGCGCCACGGCGCTGtgtcataaaaataaaagcgGTGGTAATGGGATACAGCTTCTGGCCTCGACTGGTGGGCTATCCGTTTAACGGGGCCTGCGTCAGGGGGGAAAACACCCGAAGTTTAAAATAAGAGGTGGAATTGGCGCAGGTCGGCGGTGTCTCCTCGGTGCTTTTCGCCCCCCGCTGCTCGGACGGAAGAAAGGGGAAAGAGGAGGCGGAGATGCGGGGGCATTTGGAACAGCGCGTTAGACGGGTTTGTGGGGCAGGGTCAGGGGCCCGCAGGATCGGAGGTAGCCCTATAAAGAGCAggcaccctcacacacacacacacacacacacacacacacacacgcaaacacgcacacacgcgctGGTGATGGATGGCACAGGGACAAAGCGGATGTTAACTATTGACTCTTGATGGATGATCCCATCCGCCACACTGCACGGGGAATTAGCGCGAGGTACACCGGGTGACTTGGAAGAAGAAGGGAGGGGGGTCATCAGgagaacacccccccccccttccttcaACAAACCATAAGCTACACGTACATATCCTAATAAACCGACTCAGTGTCAGACACATAACAAAGACGCACTGAATAACAAAGGTGAAGAACAGCCTCAGATTGATATTTGGTAACTCGATATACACTTTTACGCACAGACCTGTGTCCAAATTCACCGCCTGCCATCGAGCCCTGGGGCTCTGTTTGATGTGAACAAAGCTCGCTCACATTGTTTCcttcaccaccacacacacgctCCTCATCGGCCACACACCATGCCACAATCACAGCATGTCCTCACAAGTTACTCCTGGTCCGAACAACAGAGGTGAGACATCAGACAACCATATCAGAGCTAATTTCCGTCCAGatctcccctctttttctttcccatcATTCACTTTTTGCATCTTCCTTGCAGTTGTTAACCCCTTAAGGGTTTGCtctgattacatttaaataaaactgcaTGTCACTGATGTACAGTTTAAAAGGGAGACGGGTCCACATCTACTACAGAAGTATATTTAAACACAGCGTCAGTCTGCCTCACTGCTGCTATGGTGGGACTTGATCATGCCCCCAGTTTGAAAGTGACTGATGCAAATGCAAAGGTTACAATAGAGAGCTGTCTAGTGTTGGGAAAATTCATCTTCAGCCTCGCCGCAGGTCATTAGCGTATTACCATGACACAACAAGAAATGCATCAAAGGCCACTGAATCGAACAGGCAGCCGTGCAGTATAGCACAGCGACAGCCTCACCCATCTTGTGTGCGTGCTTTTCAGAGGGGGCTTGATAAAGagctctgaaatgtgtgtgatgctgcatgTCAGCACGTGATGACAAAGCACCGCTCAGCATTCAGATGCACTCAACCGTGCTGTGCTCCTCTCAACCTTTCTCTCGCCGCTCATTCCTTCCCTCCATTCCCCCTTTTCCTTTCTGCCTCTCCTTTACCTCACGCAACTTTCTCTCCCCCTTAcccctttcttcctcctcctcctcctgtcaggcTTTTGTTCTTTTGTGCTGCTCTGACACATTCCTCTAGCACGttgaagagagggagaaggggagaggatggaaaggagaagaaagaaaagcgGGGGAAAGTTAGTGAGAAAGTTAGAGACTAGAGTGCAGGTCAATTTTTATCTCATTGTTGCGGAAAAAGGGATAGGGAGAGTGAGTCAGCAAAGAGAGACGGATGCCAAGAGAGCTGGGAGATCAAAGGCAAACAGATggtgacagagatggagaggttgagaaacaatgaatgaatgaaggcaACAGATATGTAAAGAGAGACTCCTCTGTCTTTGGAGGTGTAAGAAGTATTAGTTTGCTCGCCCAGTGCCAACTTTACTTCACTCATCTCAATTTCCTCATGTTTCCCTTCCAGCTAATATCCACTAGTATACTGTCTCACTCATACCAAGAACATTGTTGGTAACCGATATCGCAAACTACCAACGCAGAGACTCACAGACTGCCACATGCAGGGAAAACAAAGTGTATTGTGACTTGTTTACAATAATGTTTGACTACCATCAGTTCATGAGTTCACGACAAAAGCGCACCAGAAAGCAATATTAATAAATATGGAAGAAAGAGACGCTGACAGTTTTCTCTTCCTCGTTTGGAATTCCTGATAGTTGGAGTGATATTTTATGGTGCTGAATTAGAAACTGAGTTACTACTAATCTATTCTGATAATCAGTCGTTTCGGTCCTTTCGGCATGaattatttgttgtatttgttgttcTTAGCTTCTCCACTGTGAGGATTTTCCGCATAtgatttatataattttaaactgaatgtggttgttttttaaactgttgtataaacaaaacaagcaatttaaagaCTTCACCTTGGATTCTGGAAAAATCAGATGGgcttttctcactgttttcagGAATTTTATAgactgaaattgaaaatgatcattatttCCAGTTCAAATTTTTCATATCCATCTGCTTAACATTtgtatcttgtgtttttctctcaccatGATTTAAACAGACATGTACAAAtgtatcttttttaaaaaaagagcatgaAATCTGAAAGTGAGGTACAGTTGTAGCAGtatagatagactttattgatcccccatagcGGGAAATTCACAATCATTATCTTATGGCCTTTTCCATCTGTGTCTTTGGTTTTGCggagcctgttttattcaggcTGAGCCTTGTATCAACACTCACACCAGGGTGAACTCTGCAATATCACCATGCTCACTTCCTCTTGTGCTGCttattgtttcctttttcctctccttatTCAAATGACACAGGCTTGAACCATATCTGTGGAACATCAGTCTACAGACTAGTTGTCCCAAAGAGAGCTCACATGGGTGTAGAAAAGGAAACTGCATGTACCATATTACACTTTACACaacatttgctgtttgtttagtACAGTGGTGCCCTGTTACGATCGTGGCTCTTGTCACATTCATGTTGCAATCGCAGTTTTTGAAAAGGAGCAACTTGTCTGCACAAGTTGGAGCCTTTTCGTGTGAAAGTGAGTGTGATCAGCCTGTAGTAAAGTCACACTTCAGTAGCATTCTCCACTTTATCATCCAGATGACCTCCAGTAAAAACCGCTCAACCCGGTAACCCCAGTAATCCCAGATGTGAACTTGACCCTGGCCTTCCCCACCACCAACTCCTGGAAGTCATTATCACTGGCCTTTACCCTCAGAGGAAGCCACTGGGTAagatgtgcacatgcatgcagacTAAAGTGCCATTAATTACAGTATCTCTCTCATGATTTACCTCTGCGTCAATGAAGGGGTAAGGGCCTCCCCATGGGGTTGTAATATAAATCTGAAGGGCTGGGAGAAGATTAATTGGTCATGAAAGAAAGCTGGTCTGTGACACAAAGTGGTGTCTTTTTCCTTCATCTTCGCTCTTATCTTGTGAAATACTGGACAGCCTAATACCTCTAAAAATTACAGCCTCACATGCAAAAATCTCTGACAGCACACACTGAGTTTGCAAGAGGACGTTTCATTTACGACAGCTGCCTGACTGACGGCCGCGGTGACACACGTTTACAGCCAAAAGTGTGCGCAGAACTGTGGGCTGCTGGCATCACGCTGACCCACCAACCCATGTGGGTTCGATTAGGACAGAGGAGACGGGAAGCATTTAACTACATACGAGAAAGTTAGAGGCTGAGAATGAAGGAGACCAAAGAGCGACgaggaaaaaataattttcaaaaaaggaacagagaaagagaatggaGACAGAAAgtcaagtgtgcatgtgtgttcttGGGTCTTTGTGATATTGTGCGTGTACAGTGGTGTGTGTAATCACAGCCTGCCAAAAtcctaacaaaaaaaaagcaggggCAAAAGTTCATCATTTCAAGGCAAGACGAGGCCAGCCTTGTGTGAGCGCTGTAAGTACGGGCCTCCTCTGCTTTGTcttcataaatgtgtgtgtgtatgtgtgttgaaaTCTTCCTCTACCAGACATTTGGTAATCATTTGTTATCCTTCTTGGGTAAAAGCATAAATTACAGGAGTGGAACAGAAAGCGTCAGACACAAATCATTATTTAACATCCTGCCCACACACGTCACGTCACTGCACCCAGGAAGTTTTGTCTTCAAAGCATCAGTATATTAGAGTGGACtgcgtgtgtgtacgtgagTCAAACTTTAGTCTCCTTGTGTACATGAGACTAAACCTCCAGATGCCTGGGCAGTTGCACCCAGACGTCTGTATTACTCACACTCTATTCCTTTTGTCcttcactcccccccccccccccccctccttccctcacccTTGAGGCTTTGTGGCTCTAATTATTGCGCTCATTTGTTATGAGTTGGtctggatggagggagagcGGGAGCATAGGGAGTTAAGGTTAGGAAGGACAAGAGCTGAAGACTTgctgaatctaaaaaaaaatgttttaaaacgtTTATTTTCTCTAAATTAATTCTTAATTTGGCCCCACTCCTATGTCTCTCCCAAACTCCCTTCTGTTTTTGCCGTTTGTCTGCTCTGTGGCTGCCACCTACAGTTTAACGAGCCCATGAGG
The nucleotide sequence above comes from Pempheris klunzingeri isolate RE-2024b chromosome 8, fPemKlu1.hap1, whole genome shotgun sequence. Encoded proteins:
- the crabp2a gene encoding cellular retinoic acid-binding protein 2a gives rise to the protein MERKIPNFAGTWEMKSSENFEELLKTLNVKKMLRMIAVKAASKPLVEITQDGETMSIKTSTTVRTTHITFTVGQEFNEATVDGRPCTSYPRWETDSKISCEQILQKGEGPKTSWTREITNDGKLILTMRADDVVCTRVYERQ